Proteins from a single region of Kluyveromyces lactis strain NRRL Y-1140 chromosome C complete sequence:
- the MDL1 gene encoding ATP-binding cassette permease MDL1 (similar to uniprot|P33310 Saccharomyces cerevisiae YLR188W MDL1 Half-type ATP-binding cassette (ABC) transporter of the inner mitochondrial membrane mediates export of peptides generated upon proteolysis of mitochondrial proteins plays a role in the regulation of cellular resistance to oxidative stress) has product MFPTMLRLRYIVQNVPLRVNSPSTILRYPINLGKRSPLISFQSRSFARCSIALQAAKKQGKPSLTATVKGLRLSPHDSKASGWQDIKRLFLLAKPETRSMFIALILIILSSAVSMAVPTVIGKLLDIAREEHEQPETEKETMIFGLTSTQFYTALGGVFVVGALANVGRIVILKVTGERLVARLRTRTMKAALEQDATFLDHNRVGDLISRLSSDAGIVSKSVTQNLSDGTRAVIQGFVGFGMMSFISWKLTCVMMLLAPPLGVMALVYGKRIRNLSRQLQTSVGELTKVSEEQLSATKTIQAYCGEKKEIHRYADEVRKVFHVGLKEALTSGAFFGVTGFVGNVALLALLLTGTSMIKTGLMTVGDLSSFMMYAVYTGSSLFGLSSFYSELMKGAGAAARVFELNDRKPLIHPTIGKDPVTLENKSIHFNHVKFSYPTRPQHHIFEDLNFTVRPGEHVCIVGPSGGGKSTVASLLLRYYDIGSGEIKLGNDNIRDFNLRKYRRLLGVVQQEPMLFSGTILDNITYAVPQELVNDETRISRAIGQANCTKFLANFPDGLQTTVGPRGTQLSGGQKQRIALARAFLLDPSILILDEATSALDSQSEEVVAQSLQQRSARGKTTISIAHRVSTIQHSSRVIVLNRHGTVAETGSFDKLIAIPDSSLNKLLSKEQEVEEESHEPHDPQQQEEEEGINEEKEVQPKLITT; this is encoded by the coding sequence ATGTTCCCAACAATGCTGCGATTACGATATATTGTTCAGAACGTACCTCTGCGGGTCAATTCCCCCTCTACAATACTAAGATATCCTATCAATTTAGGCAAAAGATCGCcattaatttcatttcaaagtCGATCCTTCGCGAGATGTTCAATTGCCTTACAAGCAGCCAAAAAGCAGGGGAAACCTAGCTTGACAGCTACTGTGAAGGGACTCAGACTCTCTCCACATGATTCTAAGGCATCAGGATGGCAGGATATTAAAAGACTATTCCTGTTGGCTAAACCAGAGACCAGAAGCATGTTTATTGCGCTAATTCTGATAATCTTATCCAGTGCTGTAAGCATGGCTGTACCAACTGTTATTGGTAAACTATTAGATATTGCTAGAGAGGAACATGAGCAAcctgaaactgaaaaagaGACAATGATTTTTGGATTAACTTCAACTCAGTTCTATACTGCGCTAGGTGGAGTTTTCGTGGTGGGTGCGTTGGCTAATGTTGGTAGAATAGTGATATTGAAGGTCACTGGTGAAAGATTAGTGGCTAGATTGAGAACCAGAACAATGAAGGCTGCTTTGGAACAAGATGCTACGTTTTTGGATCACAACAGAGTTGGTGACCTTATTTCACGGCTATCAAGTGATGCAGGTATCGTATCAAAATCAGTGACTCAAAACCTTTCAGATGGAACGCGAGCTGTAATACAAGGTTTCGTTGGATTCGGAATGATGAGTTTCATATCATGGAAACTAACCTGTGTCATGATGCTTCTGGCACCGCCATTGGGGGTAATGGCTTTAGTGTATGGTAAAAGGATAAGAAATTTGTCTAGACAATTACAAACATCTGTCGGTGAATTGACAAAGGTTTCCGAGGAACAATTATCTGCTACCAAGACAATCCAAGCATACTGTGGggagaaaaaggaaattcaTCGTTATGCTGATGAAGTCAGAAAAGTTTTCCATGTTGGTCTCAAAGAGGCTTTGACATCAGGTGCATTTTTCGGTGTCACCGGCTTCGTGGGGAATGTCGCCTTGTTAGCATTATTACTGACGGGTACATCTATGATTAAGACTGGATTAATGACTGTTGGTGATCTTTCCTCGTTTATGATGTACGCCGTATACACTGGTAGTTCATTGTTTGGGTTGTCATCTTTCTATTCTGAGCTAATGAAGGGTGCAGGCGCAGCCGCTCGTGTTTTCGAATTAAACGATAGAAAACCGTTAATTCATCCGACCATTGGGAAAGACCCTGTGACTTTGGAGAATAAATCGATCCACTTCAATCATGTCAAATTTTCTTATCCTACACGACCACAGCATCATATTTTTGAAGACCTTAACTTTACAGTCCGTCCAGGAGAACACGTTTGTATTGTTGGTCCATCTGGCGGCGGTAAATCTACTGTTGCCTCTTTACTACTAAGGTATTACGATATCGGTTCCGGTGAAATAAAACTTGGAAACGATAACATCAGGGACTTCAATTTGAGAAAGTACCGTAGACTGTTGGGTGTTGTGCAACAAGAGCCGATGCTTTTCAGTGGTACAATACTGGACAATATTACATATGCAGTACCTCAAGAATTGGTCAATGACGAGACACGTATTAGCAGGGCCATCGGACAAGCCAACTGTACCAAATTCTTAGCCAATTTCCCAGATGGACTACAAACCACTGTTGGACCAAGAGGTACCCAATTGTCAGGTGGACAAAAGCAAAGAATTGCCTTAGCTAGAGCATTCTTACTTGACCCAAGTATCTTGATTCTAGATGAAGCCACTAGTGCATTAGATTCACAAAGTGAAGAAGTGGTCGCCCAATCATTGCAACAAAGATCAGCCAGAGGCAAAACTACAATCTCCATTGCTCACAGAGTAAGCACTATACAGCACAGTTCACGTGTCATTGTTTTAAACAGACATGGAACTGTTGCTGAAACTGGTTCATTCGATAAGTTGATTGCCATCCCCGATTCTAGCTTGAACAAACtattatcaaaagaacaagaagtaGAGGAGGAATCTCATGAACCCCACGATccacaacaacaagaagaagaagaaggaataaatgaagaaaaggaagtCCAACCTAAACTAATTACGACATGA